One window of the Natronomonas marina genome contains the following:
- the purD gene encoding phosphoribosylamine--glycine ligase translates to MTETVLLVGGGGREHAIARAVDDSADAELYACASNRNPGIDSLAEGFETVEETDADAIVAYAEAVGATLAVIGPESALEAGVADALDDAGVYAFGPRAEQARIETDKAFQREFMADNAIPGCPDYEIFDDPEAAADYIREYDGDLAIKPRGLTGGKGVRVIGDQITAEEGVEYVLESDYEEYVLEERLVGEEFTIQAFVADGQYRVSPAVQDHKRAYEGDEGPNTGGMGSYSDATFELPFMTEDDYTAAVEIIDAVVGAMDDYKGILYGQFMLTAEGPKVVEFNARFGDPEAMNTLPVLETDFVSVLRAAREGEDLPELEFSNQATVCKYAVPDGYPTDPTAGARVNIDPDSAGEALLFYASVDAREDGVYTTTSRSFAVVGRAGTITEAEAIAEDALQRAGEEGLRVRHDIGTAELLQARIDHMNELRGD, encoded by the coding sequence ATGACCGAGACGGTTCTCCTCGTGGGCGGCGGCGGACGGGAGCACGCCATCGCCCGCGCGGTTGACGATTCGGCCGACGCGGAACTGTACGCCTGCGCCTCGAACCGCAATCCCGGCATCGACTCGCTGGCCGAGGGCTTCGAGACGGTCGAGGAGACCGACGCCGACGCAATCGTCGCCTACGCCGAGGCGGTCGGCGCGACGCTTGCGGTCATCGGTCCCGAGTCGGCGCTGGAGGCCGGCGTCGCCGACGCCCTCGACGACGCCGGCGTCTACGCCTTCGGCCCGCGCGCCGAACAGGCACGCATCGAGACCGACAAGGCCTTCCAGCGGGAGTTCATGGCCGACAACGCGATTCCCGGCTGTCCCGACTACGAGATTTTCGACGACCCGGAGGCCGCCGCCGACTACATCCGCGAGTACGACGGCGACCTGGCCATCAAGCCGCGCGGACTCACCGGCGGCAAGGGCGTCCGCGTCATCGGCGACCAGATTACGGCCGAGGAGGGTGTCGAGTACGTCCTCGAGAGCGACTACGAGGAGTACGTCCTCGAGGAGCGACTCGTCGGCGAGGAGTTCACGATTCAGGCCTTCGTCGCCGACGGCCAGTACCGCGTCTCGCCGGCCGTCCAGGACCACAAGCGCGCCTACGAGGGCGACGAGGGCCCCAACACCGGCGGGATGGGGTCGTACTCGGACGCCACCTTCGAGTTGCCGTTCATGACCGAGGACGACTACACCGCGGCCGTCGAGATTATCGACGCCGTCGTCGGGGCGATGGACGACTACAAGGGCATCCTCTACGGCCAGTTCATGCTGACCGCCGAGGGACCGAAGGTCGTCGAGTTCAACGCCCGCTTCGGTGACCCCGAGGCGATGAACACGCTGCCCGTCCTGGAGACGGACTTCGTGTCGGTGCTGCGGGCGGCCCGTGAGGGCGAGGACCTGCCGGAACTGGAGTTCTCGAATCAGGCGACCGTCTGCAAGTACGCCGTCCCCGACGGCTACCCGACCGACCCCACCGCCGGCGCGAGGGTGAACATCGACCCCGACTCGGCGGGCGAGGCGCTCCTGTTCTACGCCAGCGTCGACGCTCGCGAGGACGGCGTCTACACGACCACCTCCCGCTCCTTCGCCGTCGTCGGCCGCGCCGGGACCATCACCGAGGCGGAGGCCATCGCCGAGGACGCGCTGCAGCGGGCCGGCGAGGAGGGGCTTCGCGTCCGTCACGACATCGGGACGGCCGAACTGCTGCAGGCCCGCATCGACCACATGAACGAACTGCGCGGCGACTGA
- a CDS encoding thioredoxin domain-containing protein — MENRLDEAASPYLAQHADNPVAWQPWDEAALELARERDVPIFLSIGYAACHWCHVMEEESFEDPAVAERLNENFVPIKVDREERPDVDSVYMSVCQMVRGQGGWPLSVFLTPEGEPFHVGTYFPPEPKRGMPGFGGLLDDIAASWNDPEERAEIEQRAEQWTDAVTGELEDTPETPGEAPDAEFLDAAASSALRGADREHGGWGRGQKFPQPGRIHVLLRAHDRTGRDEYLDVATTTLDAMCAGGLYDHVGGGFHRYCVDRDWTVPHFEKMLYDNAEIPRALLAGYQVTGEKRYADAVRGTFAFVEREMTHPDGGFYSTLDAESETADGEREEGAFYVWTPEEVHEAVDDADADLFCDRYGVTAAGNFENGTTVLTESTSIEALADEYGESVTSVEERLERARERAFEARSERPRPPRDEKVLAGWNGLMVSALAEGALVLDSSYADAATEALDFCRQHLWDADERRLNRRFKDGDVGIPGYLEDYAFLGRGAIHLYEATGDVEHLAFALELGRVVRDAFFDESEGTLYFTPADGEKLLARPQELTDASTPASTGVAVQLLSTLDAVAPDEGFGDVAETVLETHAGTLESNPLSHASLSLAADDRAVGHLELTVAADGLPEAVRAEVGSTYLPTRFLSVRPPEEAGVEEWAGRLGLDEVPPVWANREVRDGEPTVYACRDFTCSPPKHDVSEALAWARSEF, encoded by the coding sequence ATGGAGAACCGCCTCGACGAGGCCGCCTCGCCGTACCTCGCCCAGCACGCCGACAACCCCGTCGCCTGGCAGCCCTGGGACGAGGCCGCCCTCGAACTCGCACGGGAGCGCGACGTGCCGATATTCCTCTCTATCGGCTACGCCGCCTGCCACTGGTGTCACGTAATGGAGGAAGAGAGCTTCGAGGACCCCGCAGTCGCCGAACGGCTCAACGAGAACTTCGTCCCCATCAAGGTCGACCGCGAGGAGCGGCCGGACGTCGACAGCGTCTACATGAGCGTCTGTCAGATGGTCCGCGGACAGGGCGGGTGGCCGCTGTCGGTGTTCCTCACGCCCGAGGGCGAGCCGTTCCACGTCGGCACCTACTTCCCGCCGGAACCGAAGCGGGGCATGCCCGGGTTCGGGGGGCTGCTGGACGACATCGCCGCCTCCTGGAACGACCCCGAGGAGCGCGCCGAAATCGAGCAGCGCGCCGAGCAGTGGACCGACGCCGTGACCGGCGAACTCGAGGACACCCCGGAGACGCCGGGCGAGGCGCCCGACGCCGAGTTCCTCGACGCCGCCGCGTCGTCGGCGCTCCGGGGCGCCGACCGCGAGCACGGCGGCTGGGGTCGCGGCCAGAAGTTCCCACAGCCCGGCCGGATTCACGTCCTCCTGCGCGCCCACGACCGGACCGGCCGCGATGAGTACCTCGACGTGGCGACGACGACGCTCGACGCCATGTGTGCCGGCGGTCTCTACGACCACGTCGGCGGCGGCTTCCACCGCTACTGCGTCGACCGCGACTGGACCGTCCCGCACTTCGAGAAGATGCTGTACGACAACGCCGAGATTCCGCGGGCGCTGCTGGCGGGCTACCAGGTCACCGGCGAGAAGCGGTACGCCGACGCCGTCCGGGGCACCTTCGCGTTCGTCGAGCGCGAGATGACCCACCCCGACGGGGGCTTCTACTCGACGCTCGACGCCGAGAGCGAGACGGCCGACGGCGAGCGCGAGGAGGGCGCCTTCTACGTGTGGACGCCCGAGGAGGTCCACGAGGCCGTCGACGACGCGGACGCCGACCTGTTCTGCGACCGCTACGGCGTCACCGCGGCCGGCAACTTCGAGAACGGGACGACGGTCCTCACCGAATCGACGAGTATCGAGGCACTGGCCGACGAGTACGGCGAGTCCGTGACGTCGGTCGAGGAACGTCTCGAACGCGCCCGCGAGCGGGCCTTCGAGGCCCGTAGCGAGCGCCCCCGGCCGCCGCGCGACGAGAAGGTGCTTGCCGGCTGGAACGGCCTGATGGTGTCGGCGCTGGCCGAGGGTGCGCTCGTCCTCGATTCGTCGTACGCCGACGCCGCGACCGAGGCGCTGGACTTCTGTCGGCAGCACCTCTGGGACGCCGACGAGCGCCGGCTGAACCGCCGGTTCAAGGACGGCGATGTCGGCATCCCGGGCTACCTCGAGGACTACGCCTTCCTCGGGCGCGGCGCCATCCACCTCTACGAGGCGACCGGCGACGTCGAGCACCTGGCGTTCGCGCTGGAACTCGGCCGGGTCGTCCGGGACGCCTTCTTCGACGAGAGCGAGGGGACGCTGTACTTCACGCCCGCGGACGGCGAGAAGCTGCTGGCGAGGCCACAGGAACTGACGGACGCCTCGACGCCGGCCAGCACCGGCGTCGCCGTCCAGTTGCTCTCGACGCTGGACGCCGTCGCGCCCGACGAGGGGTTCGGCGACGTCGCGGAGACGGTGCTGGAGACCCACGCCGGGACGCTGGAGTCGAACCCGCTGTCGCACGCCTCGCTTTCGCTCGCGGCCGACGACCGGGCCGTCGGTCACCTGGAATTGACGGTGGCCGCCGACGGCCTGCCCGAGGCCGTCCGCGCCGAGGTGGGGTCGACGTACCTGCCGACGCGGTTTCTGAGCGTCCGGCCGCCCGAGGAGGCCGGCGTCGAGGAGTGGGCCGGGCGCCTGGGGCTGGACGAAGTGCCGCCCGTCTGGGCGAACCGCGAGGTCCGGGACGGCGAGCCGACCGTCTACGCGTGCCGGGACTTCACCTGCTCGCCACCGAAGCACGACGTGAGCGAGGCGCTGGCGTGGGCTCGCTCGGAGTTCTGA
- a CDS encoding TlpA family protein disulfide reductase produces the protein MELETMRPNPVFDAESYDDAVAVFESLADDIVVKVWGGDWCKDCRSQLPDFGAALDAAGVDAVEHYPVEKADDGSKVGPKVDEYGIELIPTVVVEDAATGEELARFVEEEDVPIAVYLAERLASRAE, from the coding sequence ATGGAACTGGAGACGATGCGGCCCAACCCGGTCTTCGACGCCGAATCCTACGACGACGCCGTCGCCGTCTTCGAGTCGCTGGCCGACGACATCGTCGTCAAGGTGTGGGGCGGCGACTGGTGCAAGGACTGCCGCTCGCAGTTGCCGGACTTCGGGGCGGCGCTCGACGCCGCCGGCGTCGACGCCGTCGAGCACTACCCCGTCGAGAAGGCCGACGACGGCTCGAAGGTCGGCCCGAAGGTCGACGAGTACGGCATCGAACTCATCCCGACCGTCGTCGTCGAGGACGCCGCCACCGGCGAGGAACTCGCCCGGTTCGTCGAGGAGGAGGACGTTCCGATCGCCGTCTACCTCGCCGAGCGGCTGGCGTCGCGCGCCGAGTAG
- a CDS encoding HTTM domain-containing protein, which yields MVPGRDTALLPSARAALRRRLGIDARALAAFRIAVGSLLVVDLLYRSRNLGVFYTDGGVLPRAASAELYPTLSALSIHGLSGAAWLQWLLFAVGGTLAVLLTVGYRTRITAAGSWVLLASLQFRNYVVLNGGDTVLLVALFLALFLPLGERWSLDAVADRREGRPRSRVAGFASAALLSQVTLIYATNAVFKLRSDAWTNGTAVRYVFAVDRFTVRFGDLLAEVPALLVAVNWTWLAMLVASPLLVVATGRARTALVAAFGTAHLGMWLTMDLGLFPHAMVACLLLFVPPSVWDRTERAVAPVERSLRARVGNSPFVHSGPLLPLGVRDVAARLAPAVTATVLVVGLLWQGVAVGYVAAPAETPVDPAEHSWKLFAPHPPTADGWFVVTGGLSSGATVDLYLHANTSDGPPADSAATYPTTRWRKYLTEVRRDPLVRRYFADYLCRWGEDRYGERVETVDIEYVTESVRFEGPTPTERRRLGRYRCPVVD from the coding sequence ATGGTCCCCGGACGCGACACCGCCCTCCTTCCGTCGGCCCGGGCCGCGCTCCGACGACGGCTCGGTATCGACGCCCGCGCGCTCGCGGCCTTCCGCATCGCGGTCGGCAGTCTCCTCGTCGTCGACCTGCTGTACCGGAGCCGGAACCTCGGCGTCTTCTACACCGACGGGGGCGTCCTGCCGCGGGCCGCCAGCGCCGAACTGTACCCGACGCTGTCGGCGCTGTCGATTCACGGCCTGTCGGGGGCGGCGTGGCTCCAGTGGCTCCTCTTCGCCGTCGGCGGCACCCTGGCCGTCCTGCTGACCGTCGGCTACCGGACCCGCATCACCGCCGCCGGCTCGTGGGTCCTGCTCGCGTCGTTGCAGTTCCGCAACTACGTCGTCCTCAACGGCGGCGACACCGTCCTGCTCGTCGCGCTGTTCCTCGCGCTGTTTCTGCCCCTCGGCGAGCGGTGGTCGCTGGACGCCGTGGCCGACCGGCGCGAGGGTCGGCCCCGCTCGCGGGTCGCCGGCTTCGCGTCGGCCGCGCTGCTGTCGCAGGTGACGCTCATCTACGCGACGAACGCGGTGTTCAAGCTCCGCAGCGACGCCTGGACGAACGGCACGGCGGTCCGGTACGTCTTCGCCGTCGACCGCTTTACCGTCCGCTTCGGCGACCTGCTGGCGGAGGTGCCGGCGCTTCTGGTCGCCGTCAACTGGACGTGGCTCGCCATGCTCGTCGCCTCGCCGCTGCTCGTGGTTGCGACGGGCCGCGCCCGGACGGCCCTCGTGGCGGCCTTCGGGACCGCACACCTCGGGATGTGGCTGACGATGGACCTCGGTCTCTTCCCGCACGCCATGGTGGCCTGCCTGCTCCTCTTCGTGCCGCCGTCCGTCTGGGACCGCACGGAGCGGGCCGTCGCACCGGTCGAGCGGTCGCTGCGGGCGCGAGTCGGGAACTCGCCGTTCGTCCACTCGGGACCGTTGCTGCCTCTGGGGGTCCGGGATGTGGCGGCCCGCCTCGCCCCGGCCGTGACGGCGACGGTGCTGGTCGTCGGACTCCTCTGGCAGGGTGTGGCGGTCGGCTACGTCGCCGCGCCCGCCGAGACGCCCGTCGACCCGGCCGAACATAGCTGGAAACTGTTCGCGCCGCACCCACCGACGGCCGACGGCTGGTTCGTCGTCACCGGCGGTCTCTCGTCGGGAGCGACCGTCGACCTCTACCTGCACGCGAACACGAGCGACGGGCCACCGGCGGACAGCGCGGCAACGTATCCCACGACGCGGTGGCGCAAGTACCTCACCGAGGTCCGGCGGGACCCGCTGGTTCGGCGGTACTTCGCCGACTACCTCTGTCGGTGGGGGGAGGACCGCTACGGCGAGCGCGTCGAGACGGTCGACATCGAGTACGTCACCGAATCGGTCCGCTTCGAGGGCCCGACCCCGACGGAACGGCGCCGTCTCGGCCGCTACCGGTGTCCGGTCGTGGACTGA
- a CDS encoding PLP-dependent cysteine synthase family protein: MERGILGTLGSPLVQVESPRGSVVAAKVESKNPGGSAKDRPAVAMVEAAERSGELGPGDRIVEPTSGNTGIGLSMVAAAKGYDITVVMPASKSPERRRIMEAYGADLELVEGDISDAKERADELTDSEGAVQVRQFENPANPESHYRTTGSEILEAVGDRTVDALVAGIGTGGTITGVGRRLREAFPEIEVVGVEPEGNEVLTGGETGEDAFQGMGPGFVSPNLDRELLDDVEVVGLDAAETACRRLAREEGVLVGQSSGASLVAARRVAERLVEERGVDAEAPTPDNKVGILDDEPPAREPIPEECPLVVTVFWDSGERYMSTGMFD; the protein is encoded by the coding sequence ATGGAACGGGGCATCCTCGGAACCCTCGGGTCGCCACTCGTGCAGGTCGAGTCGCCCCGTGGGTCGGTCGTCGCGGCGAAGGTGGAGTCGAAGAACCCCGGCGGGTCCGCGAAGGACCGGCCGGCGGTGGCGATGGTCGAGGCCGCAGAGCGGTCCGGCGAACTCGGTCCCGGCGACCGCATCGTCGAGCCTACGTCCGGCAACACCGGCATCGGGCTCTCCATGGTCGCCGCCGCGAAGGGCTACGACATCACGGTCGTCATGCCAGCCTCGAAGTCGCCCGAGCGACGGCGGATAATGGAGGCCTACGGCGCGGACCTGGAACTCGTCGAGGGGGACATCTCCGACGCCAAAGAGCGCGCCGACGAACTGACCGACTCGGAGGGGGCGGTCCAGGTCCGGCAGTTCGAGAACCCGGCCAACCCCGAATCGCACTACCGGACGACCGGTTCGGAGATACTCGAGGCGGTCGGCGACCGGACGGTCGACGCCCTGGTGGCCGGCATCGGCACCGGCGGCACGATAACCGGCGTCGGCCGCCGCCTCCGGGAGGCGTTCCCCGAGATAGAGGTCGTCGGCGTCGAACCCGAGGGCAACGAGGTGCTGACGGGCGGCGAGACGGGCGAGGACGCCTTCCAGGGGATGGGGCCCGGGTTCGTCTCGCCGAACCTCGACCGCGAACTGCTCGACGACGTGGAGGTGGTCGGTCTCGACGCCGCGGAGACGGCGTGTCGCCGCCTCGCCCGCGAGGAGGGCGTCCTCGTCGGCCAGTCCTCGGGGGCGTCGCTGGTCGCCGCCAGACGGGTCGCCGAGCGCCTCGTCGAGGAGCGCGGCGTCGACGCCGAGGCCCCCACGCCGGACAACAAGGTGGGAATCCTCGACGACGAGCCGCCGGCACGCGAGCCGATTCCCGAGGAGTGTCCGCTCGTCGTCACGGTCTTCTGGGACTCCGGGGAGCGCTACATGTCGACCGGGATGTTCGATTGA
- a CDS encoding RNA-guided endonuclease InsQ/TnpB family protein produces the protein MEVRRTIPVKLDVADSDADLLHETISEFLWAANYVVDHAWQGEYKTTRKSKLQRETYDDVRAETRLQANLVQNARNKAADAVQSVVARWKHGDYAGKPHFTAPTLVYDKRCATFNDDHATLSTVEGRITAEYILPDEGRETPHSEYLFNDDYEVTGAELHYRDGEFYLHVRTKTDVEFETADDGNDGHSTVLGVDLGIENIAVASTGTFWNGSELNHWHREFEKRRGSLQQRGTRAAHETIQSVGRTETGRYNHFLHTVSKELVAEAVEHDCDVIAFENLTGIRERMPNAKKFHAWAFRRLFEYVEYKAEVVGISVEQVSPAYTSQRCSKCGFTHENNRSTSDGQDAFECLKCGYSPHADYNAAKNIGLKHLRSAQKSSGGGAPVNVRLNRGTLNVNGEYSPAAEGGQNRSPRESPTLNEANGDSAERSSADHSSGPSAREKKP, from the coding sequence ATGGAGGTACGTCGCACCATCCCCGTCAAACTCGACGTAGCCGACAGCGACGCTGACCTCCTCCACGAAACCATCTCCGAGTTCCTCTGGGCCGCCAACTACGTCGTAGACCACGCGTGGCAAGGTGAGTACAAGACCACAAGAAAATCCAAACTTCAACGCGAAACCTACGACGACGTGCGGGCCGAAACGAGGCTTCAAGCGAATCTCGTCCAGAACGCTCGCAACAAGGCCGCCGATGCCGTACAGAGCGTCGTCGCTCGGTGGAAGCACGGTGACTACGCGGGGAAGCCGCACTTCACTGCCCCGACGCTCGTCTACGACAAGCGATGTGCGACGTTCAACGACGACCACGCAACGCTCTCAACCGTCGAAGGACGCATCACCGCCGAGTACATCCTTCCCGACGAGGGCCGCGAGACCCCCCACTCGGAGTACCTATTCAACGACGATTACGAAGTGACGGGCGCAGAACTCCACTACCGCGACGGCGAGTTCTACCTTCACGTCCGAACAAAAACGGACGTGGAGTTCGAGACTGCCGACGACGGCAACGACGGGCACAGCACAGTCCTCGGCGTTGACCTCGGCATCGAAAACATCGCCGTCGCTTCTACGGGTACGTTCTGGAACGGGTCGGAGTTGAACCACTGGCATCGTGAGTTCGAGAAGCGACGTGGGTCGCTCCAACAGCGTGGAACGCGGGCCGCTCATGAAACCATCCAGTCGGTCGGACGGACCGAGACGGGCCGCTACAACCACTTCTTACACACCGTCTCGAAGGAACTCGTCGCGGAAGCCGTCGAACACGACTGTGATGTAATCGCGTTCGAGAACCTGACGGGAATTCGTGAGCGGATGCCGAACGCCAAGAAGTTCCACGCATGGGCGTTTCGCCGCCTGTTCGAGTACGTCGAGTACAAAGCCGAAGTGGTCGGCATCTCGGTCGAACAGGTGAGTCCTGCGTACACGAGCCAGCGGTGTTCCAAGTGCGGATTCACTCACGAGAACAACCGTTCAACCTCGGACGGGCAGGACGCATTCGAGTGTCTGAAGTGCGGGTACTCACCGCACGCGGACTACAACGCGGCGAAGAACATCGGTCTGAAGCATCTTCGCTCGGCGCAAAAGTCGTCGGGCGGAGGCGCACCCGTAAACGTGCGCTTGAATCGCGGGACGTTGAACGTGAACGGCGAGTATTCGCCTGCCGCCGAGGGTGGCCAGAACAGGAGTCCACGCGAAAGCCCCACCCTCAACGAAGCGAACGGCGATAGCGCGGAACGAAGTTCCGCGGACCATTCGAGCGGGCCTTCGGCCCGCGAGAAGAAGCCGTGA
- a CDS encoding DUF5804 family protein: MTRVCLVGDDDVELRYELVSRETARDALATYDLYEPYRNTVALETVSLGSAVSLLNDLNWYLVRFASEALVFEPSVSDEEWLSRGLAAAVRDGELAPDETDRFLKVFGVADDELLEPMFVTRTGPELPDYDLHEVDETLVVRVTESEFGA, from the coding sequence ATGACGCGGGTGTGTCTGGTCGGCGACGACGACGTCGAGTTGCGGTACGAACTCGTCAGCCGGGAGACCGCCAGGGACGCACTCGCCACCTACGACCTCTACGAACCGTACCGGAACACGGTCGCGCTGGAGACGGTCTCGCTGGGGAGCGCCGTCTCGCTTCTCAACGACCTCAACTGGTATCTGGTCCGCTTCGCAAGCGAGGCGCTCGTCTTCGAACCCTCGGTCAGCGACGAGGAGTGGCTCTCCAGGGGGCTGGCGGCGGCCGTCCGGGACGGGGAACTGGCCCCCGACGAGACCGACCGGTTCCTGAAGGTGTTCGGCGTCGCCGACGACGAGTTGCTGGAGCCGATGTTCGTCACCCGGACCGGGCCGGAGTTGCCCGACTACGACCTCCACGAGGTCGACGAGACGCTCGTCGTCCGCGTCACCGAATCCGAGTTCGGCGCGTAA
- a CDS encoding type IV pilin, translating to MDHDDPLDDPNRDARAVSPVIGVILMVAVTVVLAGVAGVFVFETGVVDVSPAPQTQFTVDYDQSATSTTGCTDGSFDSANGELKIKHNAGETIPVDELTIVGAAPSRKAFHECSALSPDDDVTVEDAAYIETAPDDVVRLVWKDDDGETSDTLVTWNGTAET from the coding sequence ATGGATCACGACGACCCACTCGACGACCCGAACCGCGACGCCCGAGCCGTCTCCCCCGTCATCGGCGTCATCCTGATGGTGGCCGTCACGGTGGTACTGGCCGGGGTCGCGGGCGTTTTCGTCTTCGAGACCGGCGTCGTCGACGTGAGTCCCGCGCCGCAGACGCAGTTCACCGTCGATTACGACCAGTCGGCGACGTCCACGACAGGCTGTACCGACGGCTCCTTCGACAGCGCCAACGGCGAGTTGAAGATAAAGCACAACGCCGGGGAGACCATCCCGGTCGACGAACTCACCATCGTGGGGGCGGCCCCATCGAGGAAGGCCTTCCACGAGTGTTCGGCGCTCTCGCCGGACGACGACGTGACCGTCGAGGACGCCGCCTACATCGAGACCGCCCCGGACGACGTGGTTCGGCTGGTCTGGAAGGACGACGACGGGGAGACGAGCGACACGCTCGTCACCTGGAACGGAACCGCGGAGACCTAG
- a CDS encoding methionine adenosyltransferase, whose product MSERNIRVEPVVGRAVEDQEVEIVERKGLGHPDSICDGIAEHVSQALAREYVDRVGKVLHYNTDETQLVAGRSAPAFDGGEVIEPIYLLITGRATKEYEGTKIPAETIALRAAREYFRENFPLVDFGTDIVADVKLGEGSGDLQEVFGEDGVPMANDTSFGVGHAPLTETEKIVLESERQLNGHYSDDNPALGEDVKVMGKREGDRIDVTVAAAVVDRHVSDIDEYDDAITGVGEFVQGLAERFTDREVNVHVNTADDYEAGSIYLTTTGTSAEQGDDGSVGRGNRANGLITPNRSMSMEATSGKNPVNHIGKIYNLLSTDIAETVVDEVDGIREIRIRLLSQIGQPIDQPHVADANLVTEPGVEVGDIEGVVTDIVDRELADVTSITQRVIDGELSTF is encoded by the coding sequence ATGAGCGAGCGAAACATCCGCGTCGAGCCGGTCGTCGGCCGCGCGGTCGAGGATCAGGAGGTCGAGATCGTCGAGCGGAAGGGACTGGGACATCCCGACTCCATCTGCGACGGTATCGCCGAACACGTCTCACAGGCGCTCGCCCGCGAGTACGTCGACCGCGTGGGGAAGGTCCTCCACTACAACACTGACGAGACCCAACTCGTCGCCGGACGGTCGGCGCCGGCCTTCGACGGCGGCGAGGTCATCGAACCCATCTACCTGCTCATCACCGGCCGGGCGACCAAGGAGTACGAGGGCACGAAGATACCGGCCGAGACCATCGCGTTGCGGGCCGCCCGGGAGTACTTCCGGGAGAACTTCCCGCTCGTGGACTTCGGGACCGACATCGTCGCCGACGTGAAACTCGGCGAGGGGTCGGGCGACCTTCAGGAGGTCTTCGGCGAGGACGGCGTCCCGATGGCCAACGACACCTCCTTCGGTGTCGGCCACGCGCCGCTGACCGAGACCGAGAAGATCGTCCTCGAGTCGGAACGGCAGCTGAACGGCCACTACAGCGACGACAATCCCGCCCTCGGCGAGGACGTCAAGGTGATGGGCAAACGCGAGGGCGACCGGATCGATGTCACCGTCGCCGCCGCCGTTGTCGACCGCCACGTCTCCGACATCGACGAGTACGACGACGCCATCACCGGGGTCGGCGAGTTCGTCCAGGGGCTCGCCGAGCGGTTCACCGACCGTGAGGTGAACGTCCACGTCAACACCGCCGACGACTACGAGGCCGGCTCCATCTACCTCACGACCACCGGCACCAGCGCCGAACAGGGCGACGACGGCTCCGTCGGGCGCGGCAACCGCGCCAACGGCCTCATCACCCCCAACCGGTCGATGTCGATGGAGGCCACCTCGGGGAAGAACCCCGTCAACCACATCGGGAAGATATACAACCTGCTGTCGACGGACATCGCCGAGACGGTCGTCGACGAGGTGGACGGCATCCGCGAGATTCGGATTCGACTGCTCAGCCAGATCGGCCAGCCCATCGACCAGCCCCACGTCGCCGACGCCAACCTCGTCACCGAACCGGGCGTCGAGGTCGGCGACATCGAGGGGGTCGTCACCGACATCGTCGACCGGGAACTCGCCGACGTGACCTCCATCACCCAGCGGGTCATCGACGGCGAACTCTCGACGTTCTAG